The sequence GGCGCAGGACTGCAAGCGACACCGCTGGATATCGCAGACAATCCGAAGAAATTAAAAATAGTTGAGATCGATGCAGCGCAATTGCCACGTTCGCTGGATGATCTGGACGCAGCCGCCATCAATGGCAATTTCGCTGAAAAAGCTGGCCTGAGCCCAACCAAAGACGGTATCGCTATTGAAGCGGCACGCGGCCCTTATGCTAACGTCATCGCGGTACGTACTGAAGACAAAAACAAGCCATGGGTCGCCAAATTACTGAAGGCTTATCATAGCCCTGAAGTGAAGCAATACGTTCTTGAGCAATACAAGAGCTCTGTCATTCCATCCTGGTAAGCAACACGCTTTAGTACTGCGGAAGATTACGCTGTGTATGTAATCTTCCCCATCACGACGCCAACCGGCAGGGGATTCAGTTAGTCCACGCTCACTCTACGGGCAACTTCTTAGTCGTCATAGGCATGTCCACCATGACCGCCGCTCCTGGTGCAGTGCAGCCTGTATCGCAACATTTTCCGGGCTGTTTGTTTGCAGTAATCGCCCTCCCCGGCTCCTCCACCAAACCACGGTCAAGCAATCGCTCCACCAATTCCACTTTGCTACCGATAGGGTAATTCCGATAAATTTCCTGCTTCATCGCCGCTGGCGATCCTCCCCCGTGCAAGCTAATGACCGAATACCAGCCGCCCTGGTAGGACGCTGTTAAATCCTCAATGAAGCGCGCAGTCTGTATCCGCTTTTCATATGGAACGTCGGGATTAGCCCGCAAGACCTCAGCGAGCGAGGCCGCAGTTGCTGGATTGTGGTCTTCATCCGGTCCCGGCAACGCAACAATCAATCCGCCTGAAACGTAATGTGCGATCCGATGCATGTCGTAAATTTGTGTCGATAACAGCAGTTTGCCGATATTGGAAAACACTGGGTCTGGCACGAAACTATGCGATCCCGGGTCCATCTTGGCGTAGACCGAGGATGCGACGCCGCAAGCATAAAAGCCTTCTGTGATCTTGATCAGCTCCACCATTTGTTCGCGCAGATGATTTTCCTTGCCCGGATCAAAGCCGTTTGCCTCACACATCAACGCGCCCGCGCCGATCAACAAATCGCCAAACCCGGCCCGAGCGCCGATGCAGCTATGGCGATGGTGCGTGGCATAGTTATAGGTCATGTAGCCGGAATGCTCCCATTCGCCCGCGTAAAACACGCGCTCCCAGGGAACAAAAACCTTATCGAAAACCACGACTCCGGTGGATTGTCCAAACTTGTTGCTGAACAGTGCCGCTTTCTCCCCCGGACGACCTGCAGGACGCGCCACAATCATTAATCCTGGCGCATCGCAGGGGACAGCACAACAGACCGCGAACTCAGCGTCCTGCTCTGACATGTTTCGACAGGGCATGACCAAAAATTCGTGCATGTAAGGCGCACCGGTTACGATCGCTTTGGTACCGGAAATCACGATCCCTTTTGCATTACGTTCGACGATGTGCACGTAACTGTCCGGATTAGCTTGCTCATGCGGCTTCTTGCTGCGGTCGCCTTTAGCGTCCGTCATCGCAATACCAAGAGAAAGATCACGGTCCTGCACCTCATGTAAATAATTGAGGAAATTCTGGCCGTAAGCCGTCCCTTTATCAGCATCAATTCGATGCGTCACTTGGTAGATCGCGTTCAATGCGTCATGCGCCAGATAACGTTGTGCGCATCCGGTCTCCTGACATAGTAGCCGCACCGCCTCAAGTTTATTGAGTAAATCTCCGCTGCTAGTGTTGATGTGCAGCATGCGGTTAACTTGCTTGCCCGAGGTATGTTGTTTCGCCAGCATGATAGGCGCGTATTTCTCCTCCAAGGCATAGTCATAGGTAACACCCAATGCATTGATACCTGGCAAAAATGCGGGTTCATCAGCAACAGACTCGACCTTTTGACCATTGACGTACACAGTGGGCTTGTAACTACGAAGCGAATCGCGGTATTCAGCGGAAGACATCAACATGAGATTTCCTTCATTTTTTGATTATTGATCATTAATATGAACGCTGTTCATTTTAAAGTCAAGCATTCACATAAAGCTCTTTCACGTGATAAACTTCTTGAATGAACAAGCAAACAAATCTCAAAAAAGACGCAATCTCACCCAAGTCTACGCCGCCTGATAACGAAGGTAACGGTGCCAATAGTGGTAACGCTACGAATAGCGCGGCATCAGACCTGGTGCTTGGCACCGTAGAAAAAATTGAAAAACCCAGTGCAATCCGTTTACGTGCTGTAAATGATTTAAAGCGTCAGATGATTTTGCAGGCTGCGCGACGGGTATTCGAAAAGGATGGCCTGTTGAAAGCCAATGTGCGCGCCATTGCCAGCGAGGCCGGTTACACGGCAAGCGCCATTTATAATCATTACGAAAACAAAGAGGAAATTTACGGCGACCTGCTCCAACAATCGCTTGACCAGCTCAATTCAGCGGTTCACGAAGGTCATCAATACCACCTTCCTGCAGATAAGCGCGTATCGCACGACGCCATGGCCTTTTACGATTTTTACTTAAAAAATCCGAGAGAGCTGGATCTGGGATTCTATTTTTTTCAGGAAATGAAACCGCTCGGACTCACTCCGGCCCTGAACGAGCACCTGAATCAGCGTCTGCAAGATGCTTTGAGCGGCGTTGCAACTGGCCTTCAGGAATTGGGATGTTCGCCCGCATTGGCTGCCAGAGAAACCACCGCCCTGTTCGGTCACTGTGTCGGTTTATTGCTTTTGACGCATACCGGACGCATTCGCATGTTCGGTCAGGATGGTCGCGAATTATTTGCGATGTATGTGGAAGGATTGATTAAGCGCGCGGAGCAATAAGGCTGCCATTTAACCTAGCTGAAAATGCATTGGAAATTTTTATCAAAAAAAAAGCGGCATACCTTTAATATCCGCTTTTTTTTTGCATTTGGATCACCCTAGTGGTTCAAATCCTGGTAAGTTCAGCTATCAGCCCCATCCCGTGGCGGATTATAAAAGCGCTCTTCAGCTTCTGCCGCGGCGATAATGTCATCTTTGGCTTGCTGCTTTTCCAGAAGTTCTTGGGCGTGCTGTGCAAGACTGTCTGCGCGACTCAATGGCGTTTCCAGAGAAATCCGCCCAAGTGCGCCGGTACGGAAATCCTGCAACAGCGTGTTGGCTGCCTTTTCAATATCGTAACCGCCGCCTTTGAGGCGATAACCACGACGAATAGCCACGCCTTCAATCACATCCACGCCATCGGTGGTTTCAGTGATTTTCATGCCGAAACGTGCCGCAACCAATTCCGGATAGCGCTGCAAAAGCACGTCGGCGAGATAGGTCGCTACTTCTTCTTCGATCAGGGCATTCACGCCGACTGCATGGCTGGCGGCCAGCATCATGCCGTCACTAGGCAAAGCGATCTTGGGCCATAACATTCCCGGTGTATCGATCAGGACCATGTTTTTATTGAGGTACAAACGCTGCTGTACTTTAGTAACGGCAGGCTCATCGCCGACTGCGGCAACGCGCTTCTTCAATAATGCATTCATCAATGTCGATTTTCCGACATTCGGAATACCCATGATCATCATGCGTAACGGTTTGAGTGGGGTGCCACGATGCGGTGCCAGCGCCAAGGCCAAACCCGGTACTTTAAGAACGTCGGATGGCTTCTTGCAGCTTAGCGCGACCGCATTCACATCTTTTTGACTGTTGTAATGATTGATCCAAGTCTGCGTTGCAACCGGATCTGCCAAATCACTTTTATTCAGAATTTTGAGACAAGGACGCTGACGAAACAGTCGCAGTTGCTCGATCATCGGATTGCAGCTTGCCTGTGGGATACGGGCATCCAGCACTTCGATGATCATATCGACCTTTTCCATGGCTTCCGCCGCCTTTTTGCGGGCAGCGTTCATGTGGCCGGGGAACCATTGTATGGACATGCGTTTTCTTGTCTGACGAAAATAAACCGCTATTGTACGGACTTCCCTGCAGAATCCTCACGAACTTGTGCCACAAACAACGGTTTTCGTCGATTATCCTGCATTCGACAGGCACGGACCTGGTCGGAACAACGAAAGTCAATGGTTATGCACGATTCGGATAAAGCGCAGCAATAAACTGCCGAATCCGGAATTTATTCCAGCTCGGCCAATACTTTCAGATGCGCAACAACACTACGCCCTAAGGCCGACAAATGATAGCCACCTTCCAGACAGCTGACGATTCGCCCTTGGGCATATTGTTTTGCCACTTCGCTTATTTGTTGCGTCATCCATGCATAATCGGCCTCGACCAGCGACATTTGTCCCATGTCGTCTTCACGGTGGGCATCAAATCCGGCTGAAATAAAAATTACCTGAGGCCGATGCGCGTGGAGCGCGGGCAGCCATTTTTCAGTGACCAGCTGACGTACTACATCGCCACCTGAGTATGCCGGCACCGGCACGTTGATGATATGCGCGGGCGCGGCTTCAGTCCCACTAAAAGGATAAAACGGATGTTGAAAGAAGCTCACCATCAACGCACGCGGGTCTTCCAGGAAGGCCTGCTCGGTGCCGTTGCCATGATGCACATCAAAATCGATAATTGCAACGCGCTCGATTCCATGCACCGCGAGCGCATGGTGGGCGGCAATCGCCACATTATTGAACAAGCAAAACCCCATCGGGGCGGCATTGGTAGCGTGATGCCCCGGTGGCCGCACCGAACAAAAAGCGTTGTCGATTTCGCCAGCGATGACAGCATCGGTCGCCGCGATCGCAACGTTCACCGCCTGTAATGCCGCTTGCCAACTATATTTATTCAGAAAGGTATCTGCATCTAGCGGATAGTGCGCGACCCCGCTTTTACCCAGGTTCAATGCATTGGAGCGCACCAAGTCAATTGCCTCCGGGCTGTGCACCCGTGAAATAGCCGCGACCAGATTAGCTTCGTCGAGATCCGGAACGTCGGGATAATCCAGCCACTGTGAAATCCGACTCGATATCAACTGATCTTCGATCGCTTGGAGCCGTTCTGGAGATTCGGGATGCCATGCACCCATTTCATGCAGTTTGCAATCGGGATGGGTATAAAAAGCTGTTGTCATTTTATTTTTCTAGTTATCGATTTGCTAGCTTAAAATCTAATGTATGAACCGAGTTCTGCTTTTGCTGATTTTGTCTGTTTGTCTGTTTGTCTGTTTGTCTGTTTGTCTGTTTGTCTCTGCATACAGTGTACCCAAAAAAAGGAATATTTGACGAACCGAATAATTGATTAATTTACAACCAGATAATTCTCTATTTGTTGTCGCTGCCCCACTTGATGCATGAATCGCGCTACTCTTAAACGAGATTAAAGGTCAATTGCTATCCCACCCCCTTTGCACTACACCGAAGGTTCCATGTTCGCAAAACTCCATACAGTCGCAAAACAGGTAAATCAAATTGTCGTCGGTAAGGAAATGCAGATTCGCCAGGCACTCGTCTGCCTGCTGGCTGGTGGACACCTTTTGATTGAGGATGTCCCCGGTGTCGGCAAAACGACGTTAGCCCATGCGTTGGCGATCTCGCTTGGATTGCGTTTTAACCGACTCCAATTTACCAGCGACTTACTGCCCGCTGATATCGTGGGTATTTCAGTGTTTGATCGCGAAAAGAATAATTTCCTGTTCCATCCCGGCCCGGTTTTTACCCAAGTACTTCTGGCCGACGAGATTAATCGCGCAACGCCAAAAACCCAATCGGCCTTATTAGAAGCAATGGAAGAGCGACAAGTGACCGCGGAAGGCCGCACGCGCGACCTGCCTGAGCCATTTTTTGTGATCGCCACGCAAAACCCCTCGCACCAGATCGGCACGTTCGCACTGCCAGAATCCCAACTTGATCGATTTCTGATGTGCCTGTCACTGGGTTATCCAGACGCAGTCGCGGAACGTGCGCTGTTAATGGGAGAAGATCGTCGCACCTTGCTTAAGTCTTTGCAGAAAGTAATGGAACCCGAGGAGCTGATTGCCGCACGGCAAAGTTTACGGGATATCCATACCTCTCCGGCCCTGATCGATTATGTCCAGGCATTGGCGCACGCATCCCGCCAGGAGGCTTTTTTTGTCGAGGGAATGAGTCCGCGCGCAGCGATTGCATTAGTTCAGGCAGCCAAGGCGTGGGCCGCTATGGAAGGACGAAATCATGTCCTGCCGGAAGATGTACAGGCGGTGTTGGCTCCTGTGACTGCGCACCGATTGCGCCCGCTGAAATCGCGCAATGGTGCCGGGACCGCGATGGGAAGCCGCGATCTGGTATTGCAGTTATTAAAATCCGTGCCAGTTTAAATACGAGCGGGTCATGACTATGCCGACCACGCGATCCGCTAAGGCAGCCCGGAAACTGGAGCGCCGGACAAAACGCAGAATGCCGTTTCGACTCACGCTCTCGTTCCGTTTTCCGTTCAAGCCACGTGAAGGGCAGGCCGAAACCGGAGAAGTTTATCTTGATCAGCGCCGCGTTTATATCTTACCGACTCGTGCCGGTTGCGCTTTTTTCGGGATTTTGGTTTTGCTATTTATTGGGTCGATTAACTACAATCTCAGCCTTGGTTTTGCGCTGACTTTTGTACTCGGCGCATGTGCAGTGATCGATATGCATCTGACTTTTCGTAACCTTGCGTTTTTGTATTTGGCGTCAGATCATAACGCTGCAGTTTTCTCAGGTCAGGAGGCCCATTTTGCGCTGCGCCTGATCAATCGCCGCAAACATGCGCGGTATGCAGTATGGCTAGGGTTTATTGGTAAGAACCTACCTGAACTGGATCAGCCGGTAGATGTCCCCGCGCTTGCCACTTGCGCCGTAATAGTGACTACCGCTACCCCCCACCGCGGGAGGCTGGCTGCGCCCAGGGTGCGCCTGCAAACACGCTTTCCTCTAGGCCTTTTGCGATCGTGGTGTTATTGGCAGCCGGACGGAACCGTAATAGTCTATCCGCAGCCAGAAGATGCGGCATCGACGCCGCCGCTACCGACAACCGCACATGAAGGCAATGGCGGTAGCCCGCAGGCCGGCCACGAGGATTTTGCCGGTGTGCGTCCGTATCAGCCTGGTGATCCTCTCAAACATCTCGCATGGCGCCAAATTGCAAAATTAAGTTCCGATGTGGACGCTAACTTAATCACCAAATATTTTAACGATGGCGCTGCCAGCGACCTCACCCTCGACTATGCTGCCCTGCCTCATGCGCTGGATGTCGAAGCGAAGTTGTCGCGCATGACGCGCTGGATATTGGAAGCGGAAATGTCCGGGTTGCCGTACGCTTTCCGGATTGGCGATATCGATTACGCTGCAGCTATCGGCGCGGGTCATCAGCAAGCATGTCTTCAGGCCCTGGCGCTGTACGAGGGGACTATATGAATAAGTCTCCGCACAATGACGTCGCCGAATCAGAAGACTCCGAAGCCCAACCGCCGGCAAGCCGCCCCTTCATTTCCGGATCTGATTCCGCGCCCCTGCAAGCGACAACAGACGTCAAGCCTGGCACTCTGTGGCTCAGCAATCATTTCAACACGTTAGCCCGCGACAAAAGCGACACGCTGCTATTAATAGTGGCTTGCGCAATGGTATTACTACCGCATGTCGCGCATCTGCCGATATGGACTTCGCTCACCTGTTCACTGGTGCTAATGTGGCGTATTGCAATCACCTGGCGCGGCAATCGCCTGCCACCGCTCGGCCTGTTATTGCCTTTGGCACTGTTGACGATGCTGGGTGTGTATGCCGGCGAACATACGCTGTTCGGGCGCGATGCCGGCGTCAGCATGTTGGTTTTATTACTCACCTTTAAGTTATTGGAAATGCGCGCTCGCCGGGACGTTTTTGTCGTTCTTTTTCTAAGCTTCTTTCTCGTACTCACGACGTTTTTCTATTCTCAATCCATCGTCACCGCCCTACTGGTGATAGCCACAATAATCGTGCTCTTAACCGCACAATTATCTTTTCAATTTACCGGTGCCGTGCCCCATCTTCGAAAACGTCTTCGGATGGGTGCTTTCATTCTGGTACTTGCCGTGCCGCTCACGCTGGTATTGTTCTTGTTATTTCCACGGATTCAAGGACCGCTTTGGGGTATGCCTGGCGACGCCTTTGGCGGCCGCACTGGCATGTCTGACAGCATGGCGCCCGGCACTATTTCCCAGCTGGCGATGTCCGATGACATTGCTTATCGCGTCAAATTTATTGATCCCGCACCAGCGCCCGCCCAACGCTACTGGCGTGGTGCGGTGTTGACCCGGTTTGATGGGCGTACCTGGACGCGGAGAACGGCATCGACGCTCCCGATTGTCTCTCCGGATGCATCATCAGTCGGCAAAACAAGTCCCCAGACCATTCGCCAGCAAGTCACCATGGAGGCGAGCGGTCAGCGTTGGCTGTTTGCCCTGGAAACACCGCAATTTCCAGCCACTTCGGAAAGTAGCCCACCCCTGCGTAGCCATATTAATTACGACCGCGAACTTCTTGCGGATCGGCCTATCACTGAGCGCACCCGCTACGACGTGTCCTCGGCTATTTATAGCCAAGGCCCCCCTTCAGAAGGCGCCCCGGATGAGGCCGCTGCGCTGCGTCAGTCCGTTGCGCTACCACCAGGATTTAATCCTCGCACAATCGCTTTTGCCCACACCCTGCGCGCCAAAGCAAGTAGCGACGCCGAGGTCGTCAAGGCTGTTCTCGATTTTTTTCACCATGAAAATTTTTCTTACACTTTGGAGCCACCGCTTCTGGGCCATGATGGCGTGGACGAATTCCTCTTCGCCACGCGCGCTGGATTCTGCGAGCATTATTCAAGCGCCTTTGTGGTGCTAATGCGCGCGGCAAACATACCCGCCCGCGTGGTCACCGGCTATCAGGGCGGCGAAATAAATCCGGTAGACGGCTTTATGACGGTGCGTCAATCAGATGCACATGCCTGGGCCGAGGTGTGGCTCGAGGGACGCGGATGGGTACGGGTTGACCCCACGGCCGCAGTCGCTCCTGAACGGATTCAACAATCCTTGAATCAATTTTTACCACGCAGTTTTCTGGGTGGACTAATTAATATTGGTTCGTCACCTGACAGCTGGTTGAACAAGTTGCATATTGTCCGTGAAAACTGGGAAGCGCTCAGCAATAACTGGAATCAATGGGTGCTGAATTACACGCCTGACAAGCAAAAAAGCTTGCTCCAATATTTTGGTATCCAACAACTGGACTGGCGCGCGCTGGTTGGATTACTGGTCGGATTTGGCACGTTTGCTATGGCCGTTGTTGCACTACCTTTGTTATTTGTCCGTAATAAGATTGACCCGCTTGATAAGGTATACTCGGGATTCTGCAACCGAATGGTGAAGCACGGCATGACCAGACAACCTCATGAAGGTCCAGGCGCGTACCGTGAACGTTTGTGTGGTGAAGCTTCGCCACTGACGCCCAAAGCCAAAAGTGCCGCAGCACTTTTTCTCAAGGCTTACGAGACATTGCGCTATGGCACCAACCATGGAACCGACAAGGTCACGCTGGCATCATTAAAAGCGCAATTTAATAAACTCAAACCTTTGCTATCCTAATCTCGATGAAACTTACTAATCGTGCCACGTTGCCCGCTCTTTCATTTCAACGCGTTCGACTTTATGCGACGCTCTCTGCCGCAATGCTGATTGCCGCATGCGCTGTAAATCCGCCAATAAGCGCGCCGCCGAATCCGAACCAATCCGGAGGGCCTGCTAACCCGCCGCCGCAGGGCAATCCGTTGAACGGCAGCGCCGCATCCACACCGCCACCAAGATTGGTCGATTCAGGCATTGCTCCCGCCACCGGTGACGATAACGAATTTACTAATTTTGGACAATGGAAAACCGTCTCTGCTTTTATTGATCAGATGGTGGCGACCAATGGGTTCACGCGCGCAGAACTGGAGGCCGTGTTCAAAAAAACACGTCTGGTTGATAGCGCGATTCAGTTGATGAAACCCGGTCCTCCGGGAAAGCCAAAAAACTGGGCAGCTTATCGCGCACGTTTCGTCGAGCCAATTCGCATTAAAGCGGGCGTCAAATTCTGGAATGCTTACAGCGATGCACTCGCTCGCGCCGAAGCACAGTACGGCGTGCCGGCCGAAATCATTGTTGGGATCATTGGTGTTGAAACCGTCTATGGTCGTAATACAGGCAATTTTCGGGTGATGGACGCAATTACCACATTGGCCTTTGATTATCCGGATACGCCAACCCGTGAAGCACGAATGGCATTTTTCCGCAAAGAACTGGAAAGCACGCTTCTCTTTGCACGTGAGTCAAATATTGATCCCTTCTCATTGCTGGGCTCTTACGCGGGCGCCATAGGCTGGCCCCAGTTCATGCCGAGCAGTATTCGACAATATGGCGTCGATTTTGATGGAAGTGGCAAGATTGACCTGCGCAATTCCCCTATAGACGCAATTGGTAGCGTCGCGCATTATCTGCAGGTCCACGGATGGAAAACTGGCGAGCCTATCGTTTTCCCCGCAACCGTATCAACCGACACCAGCAGCGAAAACCGGTGGCAGGCGTTTATCGGCCAAGGTCTCGAAGCGAAATTTTCGTTGGATGATTTAACCGCAGCGGGCGTGGTTTCAACAGCCGCGTTGGCTGGAAACAGCAATATGCTATTCGGTCTGGTTGATCTTCAAAATGGCACGGCACCCACCGAACATTGGCTTGGCACAGATAATTTCTTTGCGATTACCAAATATAATCGCAGCTTTTTTTATGCGATGTCGGTGATTGATTTGGGACGCGCTGTACGGGCGGCTCGTTCGCAATAGCCCAACGCCATAGCGCAATTCTGCTATAGCGTTGTTTAGTTACCGACGCTATAGCGCTATTTTGCGCTGTCCATTAATCCCATACCAGATTGTGCATCCAACGATGGGCCTGGATCGAAAGTCAACCCTGCCGAGGGCCCTAACCGGCCAGCTTTGCCAAATAGCATTAACGGCAATTTGCGCAGATATCGCTACCCTTGAAGCGTGGTCAAATCGACCTGAACGCTTTCGCCATCTGCTGTCATCCAAATTTGGCCATCCTGTATGGAGCATTGCAATTGCATATTGCGCTGCGCCTGCTTACTCAACGCCAGACTGGTACTCGCGGGCAGGTTGATGACAGTCAGATTGCGTGCACGCGCAACCTTATTGCTTACTTGAGCCCACCAGATATGGCTGGTACTGCTATAGCAGTAGACGACGACCTGAGTCGCACGTCCGCATGCTTTCAGAATACGTTTTTCATCCGGCTGTCCGACCTCAACCCACAGATTAATTGCGCCGGTGAGATCCTTTTCCCATAAATCTGGCTCGTCGACATCCCACAATCCTTTACTAAAAACCAATGCTTCCGAGGCGTGACGTGCAAAGGCCAGCACGCGGACCATCATTCGCTCATCTGTTTCTGACGGATGGCGGGCGATAGTAAGTGCGTGCTCCTGATAATACTGTCGATCCATGTCTGCAAGTTGCAGATCGACTTTGAAAATAGTTGCTTTAAGGGCCATGACTGAGCTTTATTGAGGAGTATCTGCGTAAATCGACATAACGACGCTCTAGCCAACCTTCGCACATTAGATTGCGCGGTAGTCGGCTTGCGAGCGGAAGAATAACCCGTTTTGTTTTTTTGCGGACGACAAATGATGCACTTTTGGCCGCTTCTCTTTTATTTTCTCTCTTATTTGGCTCTTTACGCGTTTTTTTGCCGATATCCGACTCATTCAGGCCCCAAACGTCCACTTCTATACAAACGAGAGCACGCCGCTCTCAACTCAAGGATCTGGCTTCGCTATCTATTTCATCCTGTTAAACTTGCAAAATCTCGCTTATTTTTTTACTGATCTCAATGTCAAACACGCCTCCTGCCATGCCTACTTTTCCTGAACAGGTCATCATTGACACAAAACGATGGCTCGAACGTGCTGTGATTGGCCTCAACCTGTGCCCTTTTGCGAAAGCGGTCCACACAAAAAACCAAATCCGGTACGTCTTTAGCGATGCACAAAACACCGCAGAATTAAACAATCTGCTGCACACAGAGTTGGATTTTTTGAACCAGGCTGATCCCGCTTTAATTGATACGACATTGATTATTCATCCGGACGTTTTGCGCGATTTCCTGGATTACAACGATTTTCTCGACGAAGCCGATGCACTGCTTCAGACCCTTGAACTTGAGGGTGAGATACAAATAGCGAGCTTTCATCCCGACTATCAATTCGCTGGAACAGATGCCGACGACATTACCAACTACACCAATCGCTCCCCCTATCCAACGCTGCATCTATTACGTGAAGACAGCGTAGACCGCGCAGTAGAAGCGTTCCCGGAAGCCGACGACATCTTCGAAAAAAATATGCTAACCCTGCAAGAACTGGGAACGACTGGTTGGAATAATCTGGACGTGATGGCTACTAAAATAAAATAGGCAGTTCACGCGGGCTGCCTATTTTACAACCCCTTGAATGCGCGTTGGGTGCGGCTCATCGCACCCCGGAAGTCGACTTCAACGCAGTGACAGGTCTCATCCTGCAGTTTATTCTTTTGATGACCCCTGAATGTGAATAGTATGCGTCTCAGTAATATTTAACTTTTCAGCCCTCAAAGTGAAATGGTAATCGCGACCACCATTCAGTGTCGGTGCAAAAAATTGCAGGCGTGGACCGAAGGATTTGAACGGAAGTGACGGTTCGACCGACCAGTTCCATTGCACAGCATCCCCCGCTGAACCAAGCACACGCGATGCATCCAGCACAATGGGTTGACCAGCTTTTGCCATCTGTGGCCCGACAATCCCCTGCACCGAAGCGTCACGCGGGCCGTCCGAATTGGTTCCTTTGTACATGCTATACGCACTAAAAAATTGGACGTCACTGATTAAAGGACCGCACGCGTCTCCTGTTTTACCAGTGGAGGTAAAGCTAAGATCCAATGGTTTCTGGTCGAGCGCTCCCTCGCGACCAATGAGCGGCAAAGCGATAGTGTAATATTTCCAGTCGGGATCCATGCGGGGATGTCGTCCATCCGCATCGACTAAATAGTTACTTGCGGTACCAATGGCATAGTCTTTTTCGACCATCAATTCGCCTTTTTGGTCATCGAAAACAGCAACCTTAAACGATTGGCTTCCCGACAAACGATCACCCGTCCAAGGTCCGTCTCCGGCTTTGGTGCAATTGAGTGCAGGGTTGTTTCCGGCTCTGAAAGTAAGGATGGATTTCCTATATCCGCTGCTCTCCAACTCGACAAACACTTTCTGTGAAATGGACGAGGGTTGACTTTCCGTACCGACGAACGCATTCAGGTGCATGGCCTGCGCATCCGAGCCGGTGTTGCTACCAATACTGGAGAGTAAACCAGCGCCCGGCGCGTGGACCGTCCATTCACCCGTTTTGCCGGGAGCAAGCGGACGATAGTAATGGCCTGCAACAGTCCCACCTTCGGTAAACTTTGTATCCTGGACCCGCATTTTTTCCGAATTCAGTCGCAAACAACTTTTCTTTGATGCTGTTTTGCCCGTTCC is a genomic window of Glaciimonas sp. PAMC28666 containing:
- the ylqF gene encoding ribosome biogenesis GTPase YlqF; protein product: MSIQWFPGHMNAARKKAAEAMEKVDMIIEVLDARIPQASCNPMIEQLRLFRQRPCLKILNKSDLADPVATQTWINHYNSQKDVNAVALSCKKPSDVLKVPGLALALAPHRGTPLKPLRMMIMGIPNVGKSTLMNALLKKRVAAVGDEPAVTKVQQRLYLNKNMVLIDTPGMLWPKIALPSDGMMLAASHAVGVNALIEEEVATYLADVLLQRYPELVAARFGMKITETTDGVDVIEGVAIRRGYRLKGGGYDIEKAANTLLQDFRTGALGRISLETPLSRADSLAQHAQELLEKQQAKDDIIAAAEAEERFYNPPRDGADS
- a CDS encoding DUF58 domain-containing protein: MTMPTTRSAKAARKLERRTKRRMPFRLTLSFRFPFKPREGQAETGEVYLDQRRVYILPTRAGCAFFGILVLLFIGSINYNLSLGFALTFVLGACAVIDMHLTFRNLAFLYLASDHNAAVFSGQEAHFALRLINRRKHARYAVWLGFIGKNLPELDQPVDVPALATCAVIVTTATPHRGRLAAPRVRLQTRFPLGLLRSWCYWQPDGTVIVYPQPEDAASTPPLPTTAHEGNGGSPQAGHEDFAGVRPYQPGDPLKHLAWRQIAKLSSDVDANLITKYFNDGAASDLTLDYAALPHALDVEAKLSRMTRWILEAEMSGLPYAFRIGDIDYAAAIGAGHQQACLQALALYEGTI
- a CDS encoding 4-hydroxyphenylacetate 3-hydroxylase family protein, with protein sequence MLMSSAEYRDSLRSYKPTVYVNGQKVESVADEPAFLPGINALGVTYDYALEEKYAPIMLAKQHTSGKQVNRMLHINTSSGDLLNKLEAVRLLCQETGCAQRYLAHDALNAIYQVTHRIDADKGTAYGQNFLNYLHEVQDRDLSLGIAMTDAKGDRSKKPHEQANPDSYVHIVERNAKGIVISGTKAIVTGAPYMHEFLVMPCRNMSEQDAEFAVCCAVPCDAPGLMIVARPAGRPGEKAALFSNKFGQSTGVVVFDKVFVPWERVFYAGEWEHSGYMTYNYATHHRHSCIGARAGFGDLLIGAGALMCEANGFDPGKENHLREQMVELIKITEGFYACGVASSVYAKMDPGSHSFVPDPVFSNIGKLLLSTQIYDMHRIAHYVSGGLIVALPGPDEDHNPATAASLAEVLRANPDVPYEKRIQTARFIEDLTASYQGGWYSVISLHGGGSPAAMKQEIYRNYPIGSKVELVERLLDRGLVEEPGRAITANKQPGKCCDTGCTAPGAAVMVDMPMTTKKLPVE
- a CDS encoding MoxR family ATPase, with translation MFAKLHTVAKQVNQIVVGKEMQIRQALVCLLAGGHLLIEDVPGVGKTTLAHALAISLGLRFNRLQFTSDLLPADIVGISVFDREKNNFLFHPGPVFTQVLLADEINRATPKTQSALLEAMEERQVTAEGRTRDLPEPFFVIATQNPSHQIGTFALPESQLDRFLMCLSLGYPDAVAERALLMGEDRRTLLKSLQKVMEPEELIAARQSLRDIHTSPALIDYVQALAHASRQEAFFVEGMSPRAAIALVQAAKAWAAMEGRNHVLPEDVQAVLAPVTAHRLRPLKSRNGAGTAMGSRDLVLQLLKSVPV
- a CDS encoding histone deacetylase family protein translates to MTTAFYTHPDCKLHEMGAWHPESPERLQAIEDQLISSRISQWLDYPDVPDLDEANLVAAISRVHSPEAIDLVRSNALNLGKSGVAHYPLDADTFLNKYSWQAALQAVNVAIAATDAVIAGEIDNAFCSVRPPGHHATNAAPMGFCLFNNVAIAAHHALAVHGIERVAIIDFDVHHGNGTEQAFLEDPRALMVSFFQHPFYPFSGTEAAPAHIINVPVPAYSGGDVVRQLVTEKWLPALHAHRPQVIFISAGFDAHREDDMGQMSLVEADYAWMTQQISEVAKQYAQGRIVSCLEGGYHLSALGRSVVAHLKVLAELE
- a CDS encoding TetR/AcrR family transcriptional regulator, with the translated sequence MNKQTNLKKDAISPKSTPPDNEGNGANSGNATNSAASDLVLGTVEKIEKPSAIRLRAVNDLKRQMILQAARRVFEKDGLLKANVRAIASEAGYTASAIYNHYENKEEIYGDLLQQSLDQLNSAVHEGHQYHLPADKRVSHDAMAFYDFYLKNPRELDLGFYFFQEMKPLGLTPALNEHLNQRLQDALSGVATGLQELGCSPALAARETTALFGHCVGLLLLTHTGRIRMFGQDGRELFAMYVEGLIKRAEQ